From one Mytilus edulis chromosome 1, xbMytEdul2.2, whole genome shotgun sequence genomic stretch:
- the LOC139482294 gene encoding uncharacterized protein produces the protein MMTSKDTIHIPRLAAVLHVFQHSFSCGLNDGCYIPTPLEITKSRLKQAMVLYNSLSQQKSLFVQAIASCDRDTPALHLKPVATFRDRVAKAMCKSCGPFVTIRQLQKRLKRSLAENIKIELEMLQQNGFGTLKTIKTRHGKRNFFFKIPGNCIDMEIGAHSTIIKSVGINIDTYESTFNDLSTLTDEEKNFTIQHHPHAEGIEGLW, from the exons ATGATGACAAGTAAAGACACCATTCATATTCCTCGTCTTGCTGCCGTTCTACATGTATTCCAACACAGTTTCAGTTGTGGATTAAATGATGGGTGCTACATACCGACACCATTAGAAATAACCAAATCTAGATTAAAACAAGCAATGGTCTTGTATAATTCATTATCTCAACAAAAATCACTGTTTGTTCAG GCTATTGCTTCATGTGATCGGGACACACCAGCTCTTCATCTAAAACCAGTGGCAACTTTTAGGGACAGAGTCGCCAAGGCCATGTGCAAATCGTGTGGACCATTTGTTACAATACGACAATTACAAAAACGTCTAAAACGTTCACTTGCCGAGAACATCAAAA TTGAACTTGAAATGTTGCAACAAAATGGATTCGGCACATTAAAGACAATCAAAACCCGCCATGGAAAGCGTaactttttcttcaaaataccaGGCAATTGCATCGATATGGAAATTGGTGCACATTCTACAATCATCAAATCGGTGGGAATTAATATTGACACATATGAGTCAACATTCAACGACTTATCAACTCTTACTGATGAGGAAAAGAACTTTACTATTCAACATCATCCACATGCAGAGGGAATCGAAGGACTGTGGTGA
- the LOC139514212 gene encoding uncharacterized protein: MENLGTPLLDRAPKPINWYAVVSSQESIVPYMMDNGLLKKEMTCTHCASDMNLCKRKDISDSLQWKCPACLLTSSIRRSSIFEKSKLPLRKLMELVYYFGIDLQIYEVEKLSDSSHVCVIEWFDQFRIVCKESLTNDPVLLGSNSEHLIEIDESLFGKKRKYHRGTGKQDTWVFGMVEKGSRKVILQIVEKRDRKTLLPIIQENVAEGAHINSDCWAAYNTLEKEGFVHKTVNHSKEFKARDGTCTNENEGIWGLAKLKIKTMKGVRHERIGDILNEFCYRYRYGF; the protein is encoded by the exons atggaaaaCTTAGGAACTCCGTTACTAGATCGAGCCCCAAAGCCGATAAATTGGTATGCTGTAGTCTCTAGCCAAGAATCAATAGTACCTTATATGATGGATAATggattattaaagaaagaaatGACCTGCACACATTGTGCTTCAGATATGAATTTGTGTAAACGGAAAGACATTTCAGATTCTTTACAATGGAAATGCCCAGCATGCCTGTTAACCAGCTCCATAAGGAGGAGTAGTATTTTTGAG AAGTCCAAACTGCCACTACGAAAACTAATGGAACTAGTTTACTACTTTGGAATAGATCTTCAAATTTACGAAGTGGAAAAACTTTCCGATAGCAGTCATGTCTGTGTTATTGAATGGTTTGACCAGTTTCGGATAGTATGTAAGGAATCATTAACAAATGATCCAGTCTTATTGGGATCAAACAGTGAACATTTGATTGAAATCGATGAAAGTCTCTTtggaaaaaagagaaaatatcacAGAGGTACAGGAAAACAAGATACCTGGGTTTTTGGAATGGTGGAGAAGGGGTCAAGGAAAGTGATTTTGCAAATAGTGGAAAAAAGAGATCGTAAGACCTTGTTACCAATTATTCAGGAAAATGTTGCCGAAGGAGCACACATTAACTCTGATTGTTGGGCGGCGTATAACACATTGGAAAAGGAAGGATTTGTGCATAAAACTGTAAACCACAGTAAAGAATTTAAAGCACGAGATGGAACCTGCACAAATGAAAATGAAGGCATATGGGGGCTTGCAAAActgaaaatcaaaacaatgaaagGAGTGAGACATGAAAGAATCGGTGACATATTAAATGAATTTTGCTACAGATACAGATACGGGTTTTAA